In one window of Nicotiana tabacum cultivar K326 chromosome 12, ASM71507v2, whole genome shotgun sequence DNA:
- the LOC107802962 gene encoding 14-3-3 protein 10, whose amino-acid sequence MAALLTDNLSREQYLYLAKLAEQAERYEEMVQYMDKLVLSSTPAAELTVEERNLLSVAYKNVIGSLRAAWRIVSSIEQKEESRKNEEHVSLVKEYRGKVENELTEVCAGILKLLESNLVPSASTGESRVFYLKMKGDYYRYLAEFKVGDERKQAAEDTMNSYKAAQEIALADLPPTHPIRLGLALNFSVFYFEILNSSDKACSMAKQAFEEAIAELDTLGEESYKDSTLIMQLLRDNLTLWTSDAQDQLDES is encoded by the exons atggcggCTCTGCTCACAGACAATCTCAGCCGCGAACAATACCTCTACTTAGCCAAACTCGCCGAACAAGCCGAACGCTATGAAGAAATGGTCCAGTACATGGACAAACTAGTCCTCAGTTCCACTCCCGCCGCCGAACTCACCGTCGAGGAACGAAACCTCCTTTCCGTCGCTTACAAAAACGTGATCGGCTCTCTTCGTGCCGCGTGGCGTATCGTATCCTCCATTGAACAGAAAGAGGAATCGCGTAAGAACGAAGAACACGTGTCGCTCGTTAAGGAGTACAGAGGTAAAGTTGAGAATGAGTTAACGGAGGTTTGTGCTGGTATACTCAAGTTGCTCGAGTCGAATCTCGTGCCGTCTGCTTCTACGGGTGAATCGAGGGTGTTTTACCTCAAAATGAAAGGTGATTATTACCGGTATCTAGCGGAGTTTAAGGTTGGAGATGAGCGGAAGCAAGCTGCTGAAGACACTATGAATTCTTATAAGGCTGCTCAG GAAATTGCACTAGCAGATCTGCCTCCAACACATCCTATAAGGCTGGGTCTTGCACTTAATTTTTCAGTCTTCTACTTTGAGATTCTGAACTCATCTGACAAAGCTTGTAGTATGGCAAAACAG GCTTTTGAGGAAGCCATAGCTGAGCTGGACACTTTAGGTGAAGAATCTTACAAGGATAGCACCCTCATAATGCAACTCCTACGAGACAATCTCACACTTTGGACCTCAGATGCTCAG GATCAGTTGGATGAGTCTTGA